GCCCTGGTAGCGGACGACAACATTCACATCATGAGTCAACAGGTCAACGATCTTCCCTTTTCCTTCATCACCCCATTGCGTTCCTACTACTACAACATTCTTACCCATAATAGACTCTTACTCTGCAAATTGATGAACAACAGTGAGAAGCGTGACTCCCACCAACATGCTAATAAACCCGGCAATACGCAACACGACATCCTCTTTCTCGACAATTTTGCATAATAACTGCTTCCACCGCCCCGGTGAGGCAAACGGCATTATACCTTCAAGTACAAACATCAAGGCCAATGCGGAGAGAAAACTGACGATCACAACCACCGACTCCAATAAAAAAGGGTTAAGCATGCTTAACCCGATTTCAGCAAAATTTAATATTATATCAGTTTTTCTTAAATTCTCCATTCCCTTTTAGCATAGGATGTTTAAAGTAAGTAAAAAAGGAACTGCTTTGATCAAGAATAAGCAGATCGCGTTTGGTATTGAAACTGTTCTCATACGCTTTCAAGCTGCGGTAAAAGGCAAAAAAATCGCTGTTTTGCTGGAACGCTTTCGCGTAGATGCCGGCTGCCTCTGCCTGACCCTTCGCCCGGATTTCCTGGCCCTCACTTTGGGCTGTAGCCAGTAATACGGTGACTTGCGCATCCGCGTTGGCTTTAATGGCCTCGGCTGCCGCATTACCATCCGCACGGTGACGATTGGCTATTTTCTGCATGTCGGCCCGCATGGACTGATACACCGAATTGCTGGTGGTGGGTGGCAGTTCGATGCCTTTAATTCTCACGTCAACCACGACGACCCCTAACTGGGAAGCCTGTTGCTGTGCTTTGGTGCGCAATACCTCCATGACATCATCCCGGCTGCCCGAAACAACATCGGCAATAAAGCGCTTGCCAAATTCCGCACGGATAAAGGTATTGAGCTGCTGCTCAAGCAGGGTTTCGGCCTTGAATTCATTGCCGCCGGTGGCCTTGTAATAGCGCGCCAGATTGTCAATGCGCCATTTGACAAAATAATCGACAATAACGTCTTTCTTTTCCTTTGTCACAATCCGGGACGATTTAATATCGAGCGTCTGCAAACGGGTATCAAAAATCCGCACACTTTCAATGAAAGGTGTTTTCACATGCAAGCCCGGTCCCAATACTTTGACCTGACCGCTTTTCCCTTCTTCAACCAACCGCCCCAACCGCAGCAACAGGCCGTGCTCGCCCTGAGTAATGGTAAATACGCTGGTGAGAAACAGGATGAGTACAAAAAAGCCTAAAATTCCTAATATCGTTTTCATTGCATTCATTATTCGTTTCTCCCCTGGCGATAAAGCTGGCGTTTGGTCTGACGGCCGGCAACCAGGCTGTCTTCCTCATTATCGCCTGCATTGGCAGCCATGGATTTGCCTTTTACGGGGATAGACTGAGGCACTATACTGGTGGCCAGTTTATCCAACGGCAGATACAACAGATTGCCTGCCTTGCTATCCACAATCACTTTGGTGCTGCGACTTAAAACACGCTGCATGGTTTCGAAGTACATGCGCTCCGACGTCACAATCGGTGCCTGGGTATATTGCGGCAGCAGCGCTAAAAACTCAGCGACGTCACCCTTGGCTCGCAATACCGCCTGCTCTGCGTCTGCCTTTGCCTCCGCAAGAATCCGCTTGGCATTTCCTTCTGCAATGGGTACCACACGTGCCTGATAGGCTAAGGCCTGTCCCTGGAAGCGTTTCTCATCTTCCCTGGCCTTAATCGCATCATCAAACGCATCCTGCACGCTTTCCGGCGCACGGGCAGGCTGAGGCGATACGTTGACAATCACAATCCCCGTGTTGTATTTCTTCAGGGTTTTAACCAGCACGTCCTGCACATCCGTACCCCAGGCCTCTCGTCCTTCGGTAATGATCTGATTCAAGGTTGTCTTACCCACCACCTGACGCAGGGCGCTTGACGTGGTTTGCTGCAGGCTTTCCTCAGGGTCAGCCACATTAAACAGGTAATCTTCCAGATCGCCAATACGGTATTGCACGACCAGTGAGACCGACACCAGGTTTTCATCCTTAGTCAGCATCTGGGCGGAATAGGAATAGTGTGCGATCCTTTCCACGTTATGGACAATTTTGGTGGAGATAATGCGCGGTATCCAGTGCGGTCCCGGCCCCACGGTTTCGACGTATTTACCGAAGCGAAGAATAACGGCCTGTTCTGCGGGATCGACAATAAAAATGCCTGACAAAGCCCAGAGAATAAACAGAATAAGCGCCACCATGCCAGCCAGAAGACCACCATTGCCCTGTTTCGGCGCCGCCCCGCCCCCTTCCTGGCCAGAGCCGCCAAACAATGCTTTTTTAAGGCGCTCCTGAAAACGCTTCAATGCCTCATCCAGGTCAGGGGGCTGGTCTTTTCCACCCCATGGATCCTTGCCTTTTTCCGGCTCATTCCACCCCATTGGTTACTCTCCGCCTTGCATAAAAATAGAATTCTAGGGTTTATAGACTATGAAGGCAAGCAATGTAATGGGAATGCAAAGATTAAGTTGCTTTATGGAATCAATCACCCGGCGATAAGCGGTCGTTTCTGAAGGGGTCGTTTTGATTACAATGATTGCGCCATGCCGCGGATCTTCGCGGCATGGCATGCAGGGTTTTCTGACTAAACAGTCAACGCATCATGTTGTAAATGAACCGTGTTGACCTCACTGTCCATCTGTTTAATGATGAGGGCGGTACGGCTATTGGGATTGGCGTACGCGTAGTCGCACAATTGCTGCCAGGACGTCACCTCACCTTGGGAAATTTTGGTCAACATGCCACTCCAGCGATTAAAAAAAGTCGCGTTTTTAATGTTTTTTAAATAGAGCTGGACGAACTCGGCAAATCGCTTCTCGTCTGCCTGCAATTGAATTTCCGCATTTACAGGAATATCCTGAGCCAGGCTTTCGACCTGTCCTGCCAAATCATCATAGCCGCCCGTTAAATTTTTAACCGAACGTCCCAGGGAATGGGTATCGTAAATAACGCGATGCAAGGCATGATTCTTGTTATGAATGGTGCGCAAAATCGAAGGCTTCAATTCCGGATTTTTTCCAGCATAATCTAAAATGTCATTCAGTAATTGGCGTCGGTGTGTATGCAACAACTGGCAGTATGTTTCCGTGCGCGGCATGTCGGCCCCGCGGCACAACAACATGGCAATACCACGAATCGCCTCATGTGTTTTTTTATTTTTTGCCAGAGAATCGCATAATAAATCGATTGGCCTTAATCTCATTGTGTCTTCGTAATTCAGTTGTAAAGGCTTATTGGCGACCTCCAGAGCCGCTTCCAGAGCACTGACGTTGACTTCCCGGGCAGCGATGGAAAGAACCGGTCTTTTGCGACTGCCAAAGGGATTGTCCACGTTGGCGCCGGCACGAAGCAATTCCTTGACGCCTTCGCCAAAATCCCGAAAAGCCGCGAGATGAAGCGGCTGCATCTCGCGCGCCGTCGCTTCATCCAACTGAATGTTATCTGCCTGGTCAATTAAGGGTTTGTAGGTCAGAACCCTGCGTATGCAGTCAATCGAGCCTGTTTCAATGGCCCTTGACAGAATGGTTCGCCCGTCTCTGTCTCTGCCATTAATAAAATGCGAATGCGAATCAGGTTGCTGCTCCTCATTGTCAACCCATATCTCCATTTCTTTTTCGTTGTGCGGCGCTTTAAGGTTTTTTTGCAGTTTGCCCTGCGCTTCGAGGAGCACAGGCAGCAAATCCAGTTTTTTTTCTTTAAGAACCAGGTGGACCGGTTGGTTTAACAGGGTATTCGCTCCGTGTTCCAGGAGAAATTGCACGTGCCCCGTTAAATCATTGCTTTCATGATCATGCTGCTGGATGACATAACTCAGAAAATCAACCATTTTCCCATGATGCCAGAATGTCTTCTGTAAAAGAGCCTCGTCTTCGCCCAGTTGCTCTTCAATGTATCGAGTGAATGCACTGAAACCCTGTGCCAGCGCATTGTCCAAAGCTGAAAAATCCATACCACATCCTTATAAAAGTCCAAAGGGATGGGCCTCATCCACGGATGGAAGATTAAATCCCTTTAGAATCTTGTCACATGACGTTGCTACTAACCTTGACCGTCAAAAGCAACTCCGCGGGCAGAAAGTATAACTTCCTGCCATAGTGTTAACCATTTTTAATTTGCTTGGCAATATCCTGATTAAAATTTTCAACCAGCAAGGTTAAAAGACGCACAGCCTGATGGTAATCGCGCTTGTCAAACACACCGGCATGCTGATGAGCATAGCGGACAGGTATACCAATATTAATCGCCGGAACCCCTTTTCCGGACATCTGTAATTTTGAACCGTCCTCCCCATAACCCATTTCCACTTCCAATTGCACTGGAATATGGTTTTTTGCAGCAATGTCCCTCACCCAGTTGACCAGCGCCTGATTGGGAATCATCGAGCGATCATAGACAAAAACCGAGGGACCCTTGCCAAGAAAAATGGTGTTTTTTCTTTCAGCGATTAATGAGGGGTAATCATCTGCAATGCCGACCTCCACATTAATCACGACATCCGGTTTGGCTGCCTGATAGACGGTTGAGGCACCGCGCATGCCCACCTCTTCCTGCACAGTGGCGGCAGCAAACAATTGGTATGCCGGCTTGCTGTTTTTGACGGTTTGCAGCACTTCACTGATGGCTGCAAGGCCGATGCGATCATCCAGGGCCTTGGCCAGAAAGCGGGTGTCACTCAGCGCTGTGAATTCACTGACGGGAGTAACTGCCAGGCCGGGACGGATACCCAGGCGTTTCACTGCATCCTCTTTATTTTCAGCCCCTACATCCAGAAACAGGAATGAAATGTCCGGCGAACCGAGCATTTTTTTGTCCCCGAGCAGATGCGGGGAATCCATACCGGAATAACCGGTAATGGGGTGCCTGTCGCCTGCAATATGCCAGCGCTGAGCATAAATGACGGCAGTCGCAATGCCGCCTACCGGGACTATTTTTACAAAACCATCGTCCGTGATCGACTCGACCATGAAGCCGGTTTCATCCATGTGCGCCATTAACAACAACCGGGGGGCCGATGGGCTGGTCGTATGGCCAATGAGATTGCCCATGCCGTCGATTTCGAGCTGAGGCAAGGCCGTGCTCCATTGCGTCTTCAGCAGTTCGCGGATGGGCTTTTCATAGCCGGAGACGGCGGGGGTATTGGTTAGTTTGGCCAGTAAAGGCAGCGGTGTAGCGGCATGAAGCGCCATACCTGACACCAGCAACAGACCTGACAGGCCGGATTTTAACAGTCCCTTGTTCACGGGTATTCTCCTTATTTTTTTAGATAAATTAAGTCCCAGACACCATGGCCGAGCCGTTGTCCGCGTTGTTCAAACTTGGTTAGCGGGCGTGTCTCAGGTCGAGGCGAGAAGCCCCCCTCTGCCTGTTGATTTACCAGTTTCGGTTCGTTATCAAGAACCGCCAGCATGTGATCAGCATAATCCTGCCAGTCGGTGGCGCAATGCAAAAAGCCGCCTTTTTTCAGCTTGGCGGCTAACAGACTAACGAACGCCGGCTGAATCAAACGGCGTTTTTGATGCCTTTTTTTAGGCCACGGATCAGGAAAAAAGATCTGGATTCCGGACAGGGAGGCCTCCGCAATCCGTGTTTTAAAGATTTCGACGGCATCCAGAGCCACAAGGCGAACGTTGGATACCCCCTGCTCATGCAAATCTGCCGCAAGGCTGCCGAGACCGGCACGATGCACTTCAATGCCTACAAAATTAATTTCCGGATGGCGAAGCGCCATGGTCAACAAGGAAGCCCCCATGCCGAAACCAATTTCAACCACCGTCTCAGCCTCGCGGTTGAAAAGAGTCTGCCAATCCCACATGTCACCGTCAAGGGGTAATTCGTAGGCAGGCAGCCATTGCTCAAGCCCCTGTTGTTGACGGTTACTGGTGCGTCCTGCCCGAAGAACGAAACTTTTGATGGTTCTTTTCATTTATATAGCCGCATCAATGACAATGGCGGCGATTATACCTCTAACTTGCCAATTTGCGATCTCTCCTTAAAATGTCCGTTTAATTTTGGCTGAAATTAATAGAAATCTTGCAAGAAGCTTCATTTTTTGGTATAAAACCGCTCTTGTATTTCGCACACGGTAATTTTAAATGAATGCCAGGAATTAATGGCTTACCCTGTTAATTCTGCTGCACCGAATTTTGGAGTAACAACATGTCTAGAGTATGTCAGGTCACTGGCAAGCGGCCGACCACGGGCAACAATGTGTCGCATGCTAACAATAAAACCAAAAGACGCTTTCTGCCCAACATTCAGGAACACCGCTTCTGGGTTGAAGGCGAAAACCGCTTCGTAACATTAAAGGTAAGCACCAAAGGTATCCGTATCATTGACAAACTGGGTATCCGTGCGGTTCTGGACAAATTACGCGCCCAAGGCGAGAAAGTGTAAGAGGATTAAATCATGGCCGCTGTGACCATCAAAATTAAATTAAAATCGACTGAGAGCAGTCATTACTACACCACAACCAAAAATCCCCGTAACCACCCTGAAAAGCTGGAGTTACGAAAATACGATCCCCTATTGCGCAAGTACGCCCTCTATAAAGAAACCAAAGTCAAATAAGTCAGTGGCCTCTATGAGGCCTTTTTTTTGCGCTGTAAAGGACCAGACGATTTGCAATGGAGCATGCCTTACCCGCATCCGATTCGACCTCTGCCCGCTGAATCGATGGGTTACCCGATGCCCGTTCAGATTAATGAC
This Legionella sp. MW5194 DNA region includes the following protein-coding sequences:
- a CDS encoding DUF2065 domain-containing protein, whose product is MLNPFLLESVVVIVSFLSALALMFVLEGIMPFASPGRWKQLLCKIVEKEDVVLRIAGFISMLVGVTLLTVVHQFAE
- the hflC gene encoding protease modulator HflC; the encoded protein is MNAMKTILGILGFFVLILFLTSVFTITQGEHGLLLRLGRLVEEGKSGQVKVLGPGLHVKTPFIESVRIFDTRLQTLDIKSSRIVTKEKKDVIVDYFVKWRIDNLARYYKATGGNEFKAETLLEQQLNTFIRAEFGKRFIADVVSGSRDDVMEVLRTKAQQQASQLGVVVVDVRIKGIELPPTTSNSVYQSMRADMQKIANRHRADGNAAAEAIKANADAQVTVLLATAQSEGQEIRAKGQAEAAGIYAKAFQQNSDFFAFYRSLKAYENSFNTKRDLLILDQSSSFFTYFKHPMLKGNGEFKKN
- the hflK gene encoding FtsH protease activity modulator HflK, with the protein product MGWNEPEKGKDPWGGKDQPPDLDEALKRFQERLKKALFGGSGQEGGGAAPKQGNGGLLAGMVALILFILWALSGIFIVDPAEQAVILRFGKYVETVGPGPHWIPRIISTKIVHNVERIAHYSYSAQMLTKDENLVSVSLVVQYRIGDLEDYLFNVADPEESLQQTTSSALRQVVGKTTLNQIITEGREAWGTDVQDVLVKTLKKYNTGIVIVNVSPQPARAPESVQDAFDDAIKAREDEKRFQGQALAYQARVVPIAEGNAKRILAEAKADAEQAVLRAKGDVAEFLALLPQYTQAPIVTSERMYFETMQRVLSRSTKVIVDSKAGNLLYLPLDKLATSIVPQSIPVKGKSMAANAGDNEEDSLVAGRQTKRQLYRQGRNE
- a CDS encoding ankyrin repeat domain-containing protein produces the protein MDFSALDNALAQGFSAFTRYIEEQLGEDEALLQKTFWHHGKMVDFLSYVIQQHDHESNDLTGHVQFLLEHGANTLLNQPVHLVLKEKKLDLLPVLLEAQGKLQKNLKAPHNEKEMEIWVDNEEQQPDSHSHFINGRDRDGRTILSRAIETGSIDCIRRVLTYKPLIDQADNIQLDEATAREMQPLHLAAFRDFGEGVKELLRAGANVDNPFGSRKRPVLSIAAREVNVSALEAALEVANKPLQLNYEDTMRLRPIDLLCDSLAKNKKTHEAIRGIAMLLCRGADMPRTETYCQLLHTHRRQLLNDILDYAGKNPELKPSILRTIHNKNHALHRVIYDTHSLGRSVKNLTGGYDDLAGQVESLAQDIPVNAEIQLQADEKRFAEFVQLYLKNIKNATFFNRWSGMLTKISQGEVTSWQQLCDYAYANPNSRTALIIKQMDSEVNTVHLQHDALTV
- a CDS encoding M42 family metallopeptidase; amino-acid sequence: MALHAATPLPLLAKLTNTPAVSGYEKPIRELLKTQWSTALPQLEIDGMGNLIGHTTSPSAPRLLLMAHMDETGFMVESITDDGFVKIVPVGGIATAVIYAQRWHIAGDRHPITGYSGMDSPHLLGDKKMLGSPDISFLFLDVGAENKEDAVKRLGIRPGLAVTPVSEFTALSDTRFLAKALDDRIGLAAISEVLQTVKNSKPAYQLFAAATVQEEVGMRGASTVYQAAKPDVVINVEVGIADDYPSLIAERKNTIFLGKGPSVFVYDRSMIPNQALVNWVRDIAAKNHIPVQLEVEMGYGEDGSKLQMSGKGVPAINIGIPVRYAHQHAGVFDKRDYHQAVRLLTLLVENFNQDIAKQIKNG
- the trmB gene encoding tRNA (guanosine(46)-N7)-methyltransferase TrmB — its product is MKRTIKSFVLRAGRTSNRQQQGLEQWLPAYELPLDGDMWDWQTLFNREAETVVEIGFGMGASLLTMALRHPEINFVGIEVHRAGLGSLAADLHEQGVSNVRLVALDAVEIFKTRIAEASLSGIQIFFPDPWPKKRHQKRRLIQPAFVSLLAAKLKKGGFLHCATDWQDYADHMLAVLDNEPKLVNQQAEGGFSPRPETRPLTKFEQRGQRLGHGVWDLIYLKK
- the rpmB gene encoding 50S ribosomal protein L28, which encodes MSRVCQVTGKRPTTGNNVSHANNKTKRRFLPNIQEHRFWVEGENRFVTLKVSTKGIRIIDKLGIRAVLDKLRAQGEKV
- the rpmG gene encoding 50S ribosomal protein L33, encoding MAAVTIKIKLKSTESSHYYTTTKNPRNHPEKLELRKYDPLLRKYALYKETKVK